From the genome of Sulfitobacter sp. DSM 110093, one region includes:
- a CDS encoding penicillin-binding protein activator → MIACFRAFRKKMHLLLLPLFAVILAACQPVAMSGANSGGPKIDTSAPVPVALLVPRGGSASDELLATNLENAARLAMRDLDGVEIDLRVYGTAGNASKAAAVAAQAVNEGAKIILGPVYGEAANAAGVAVASSGVNVISFSNNPTIAGGNVFVLGPTFANTANRLVSFAKRNGKDKMVILHGQDVAGQLGRDAIMQAISANGATLAGTVDYALSQESVVAAVPRVKATVESSGANALFLTTSSASALPLFAELLPEAGIQTATTQYVGLTRWDIPQQTLDLSGVQGGWFALPDAAASSAFSNRYKSAYGSEPHPLAGLSFDGIAAVGSLVKGGKSNALSGASLTQGAGFQGASGIFRLRRDGTNERALAVATIRNSRVVVLDPAPRGFGGAGF, encoded by the coding sequence ATGATTGCCTGTTTCCGAGCCTTCCGCAAGAAGATGCACCTGCTATTGCTGCCTCTCTTTGCGGTCATTTTGGCAGCCTGTCAGCCCGTCGCCATGTCTGGCGCCAATTCGGGCGGCCCAAAGATTGATACATCTGCGCCCGTTCCCGTGGCGCTTTTGGTGCCGCGCGGCGGGTCCGCCAGCGACGAACTGCTGGCTACAAACCTTGAAAACGCCGCACGCCTTGCGATGCGCGATCTTGATGGTGTCGAAATTGACCTGCGCGTCTACGGCACTGCTGGCAATGCGAGCAAAGCGGCCGCCGTTGCTGCGCAGGCTGTGAATGAAGGGGCCAAGATCATCCTTGGGCCGGTCTACGGCGAGGCGGCGAATGCGGCAGGCGTGGCTGTGGCCTCTTCTGGCGTCAACGTGATCTCGTTCTCGAACAATCCGACCATCGCGGGTGGCAACGTCTTTGTGCTTGGGCCAACCTTTGCCAACACTGCCAACCGTTTGGTGAGCTTTGCCAAGCGCAATGGCAAAGACAAAATGGTCATTCTGCATGGTCAAGATGTTGCCGGCCAACTGGGCCGTGATGCGATCATGCAGGCGATCAGTGCCAATGGCGCGACGCTGGCCGGCACCGTTGATTACGCGCTTAGCCAAGAATCGGTTGTGGCTGCCGTGCCACGGGTCAAAGCAACGGTCGAAAGCAGCGGTGCGAATGCTCTGTTTCTCACGACGTCCTCGGCAAGTGCTTTGCCGCTGTTCGCGGAGCTTCTCCCCGAAGCGGGTATTCAAACTGCGACCACACAATATGTGGGTCTAACCCGCTGGGATATCCCGCAGCAGACGCTGGACCTATCCGGTGTGCAGGGCGGATGGTTTGCTCTGCCTGATGCGGCCGCCAGCAGCGCCTTCTCCAACCGCTACAAGTCCGCCTATGGTAGCGAGCCACATCCGCTGGCTGGGCTTTCCTTTGACGGAATCGCGGCGGTCGGATCTTTGGTGAAGGGTGGTAAATCCAATGCGCTTTCCGGTGCTTCACTGACCCAAGGAGCTGGGTTCCAAGGCGCCAGTGGCATCTTCCGCCTGCGCCGCGACGGCACCAATGAACGTGCCTTGGCCGTGGCCACCATCCGCAACAGCCGTGTCGTTGTGCTAGACCCGGCACCGCGTGGCTTTGGTGGGGCTGGTTTCTGA
- a CDS encoding [protein-PII] uridylyltransferase, whose protein sequence is MDLAKPTTTSGARRHPRLICAPEQIFDDAAIWQALSQLDSTLEGAALRGEIVPLIRDAQGAGRKAIAMNFAESPFDARAMTSSYTYLTDQLLRCVLQIATQVLHPNPNPTDGERLAMIGVGGYGRGEMAPHSDVDLLFLIPYKATAWSESVIESMLYILWDLKLKVGHATRTIEDCLRLGADDYTIQTALLENRFIDGDALLAEELSERLKNDLFSGAGKDFIEAKLEERDNRHLKQGERYVVEPNVKEGKGGLRDLHSLFWIAKFIHDVDRVADLVDLGVFRADEYDTFRDAEAFLWAVRGHLHLLAGRATEQLTFDMQVQVAQAMGYQDIGGRRGVEIFMQAYFRHATAVGDLTRIFVSGLEASHMKAEPLLERIFRRRPKMREGFQVVHNRIAVKDDHEFLQDKLNLLRIFEEALRTGMLIHPDAMRLIKANLALIDDDMRRTPEARRIFLDLLLKHGNPERALRRMNELGVLGAFIPEFEPIVAMMQFNMYHSYTVDEHIIQCIANLARIEKGELEEELPVASSILKRGVNRKVLYVALLLHDIGKGRPEDHSIIGAKLARRIGPRLGLKRDEVDTVEWLVRYHLLMSDMAQKRDIADPRTVRDFAKAVQTVKRLDLLCVLTVCDIRGVGPNTWNNWKAVLIRALYRQTERALETGLEDLNRENRGAEAKKALRAALSEWPRKVLQQETARHYPPYWQGLHVTAHVAFAELLRGMGDDDIRIDLHPDEDRGATRASFVMADHPGIFARLAGALALVGANVVDARSYTTKDGFVTDAFWIQDSEGNAYEASRLPRLRDTIEKTLRGEIVARDALKSRDKVKKRERAFKVPTHITFDNEGSEIYTIIEVDTRDRPGLLYDLTRTLAASNVYIANAVIATYGEQVVDTFYVKDMFGLKYYTEAKQRTLEKRLREAIAAGVQRAEG, encoded by the coding sequence TTGGACCTGGCAAAACCGACAACAACATCAGGCGCGCGTAGGCACCCGCGCCTGATTTGCGCGCCCGAACAAATCTTTGACGACGCGGCCATTTGGCAGGCGCTCTCGCAGCTTGATAGCACGCTCGAAGGGGCCGCCCTGCGGGGCGAGATCGTTCCTCTGATCCGAGACGCACAAGGGGCAGGGCGCAAGGCCATCGCCATGAACTTTGCTGAATCGCCGTTTGACGCGCGGGCGATGACATCCTCCTACACCTATCTTACCGACCAATTGCTGCGCTGCGTTTTGCAGATCGCCACGCAAGTGCTGCATCCCAATCCGAACCCGACCGACGGCGAACGGCTCGCCATGATTGGCGTGGGCGGCTATGGCCGGGGTGAGATGGCACCACATTCCGACGTCGACCTGCTGTTCCTCATCCCCTACAAGGCCACCGCTTGGTCAGAGAGCGTCATTGAATCGATGCTCTATATCCTGTGGGATCTGAAACTGAAGGTCGGCCATGCCACCCGCACGATCGAAGACTGTCTGCGGCTTGGGGCCGATGATTACACCATTCAAACCGCGCTTTTGGAAAACCGCTTTATCGACGGCGATGCGCTCCTCGCCGAGGAGCTTTCGGAGCGGCTCAAGAATGACCTCTTCTCTGGTGCAGGGAAAGATTTCATCGAAGCTAAGCTTGAAGAGCGCGACAACCGCCACCTAAAACAGGGTGAGCGCTATGTGGTGGAGCCCAACGTCAAAGAAGGCAAAGGCGGGCTGCGCGACCTGCATTCACTGTTCTGGATCGCCAAGTTCATCCATGATGTCGACCGGGTTGCCGATCTGGTTGATTTGGGCGTTTTCCGTGCCGATGAATACGACACATTCCGCGATGCCGAGGCCTTTCTCTGGGCGGTGCGCGGGCACCTTCACCTGTTGGCAGGCCGTGCGACAGAGCAATTGACCTTCGACATGCAGGTGCAGGTCGCACAGGCGATGGGCTATCAAGACATCGGCGGGCGGCGCGGCGTCGAGATCTTTATGCAGGCCTATTTCCGGCATGCCACGGCGGTCGGCGATCTGACCCGTATTTTTGTCAGCGGGTTGGAAGCCTCACATATGAAGGCCGAACCGCTGCTTGAACGCATTTTTCGCCGCCGCCCGAAGATGCGCGAAGGGTTTCAAGTCGTGCACAACCGCATTGCGGTGAAGGATGACCACGAATTTTTGCAAGATAAACTGAACCTGCTGCGCATCTTTGAAGAGGCGCTGCGCACGGGGATGTTAATCCACCCCGACGCCATGCGGTTGATCAAAGCCAACCTCGCGCTGATCGACGACGACATGCGGCGCACCCCCGAAGCGCGGCGCATCTTCCTTGATCTGTTGCTCAAACACGGCAATCCCGAACGCGCCCTGCGGCGGATGAACGAATTGGGCGTCTTGGGCGCCTTCATCCCCGAGTTTGAGCCGATCGTCGCGATGATGCAGTTCAACATGTACCACTCCTATACGGTGGACGAACATATCATCCAATGTATCGCCAACCTCGCCCGGATCGAAAAAGGCGAGTTGGAGGAAGAGCTACCCGTCGCGTCCTCGATCCTTAAACGCGGGGTCAATCGCAAGGTGCTTTATGTGGCGCTACTCCTGCATGACATCGGCAAAGGGCGGCCCGAGGATCACTCAATCATCGGGGCCAAACTCGCGCGGCGGATCGGCCCGCGGTTGGGCCTAAAGCGTGATGAGGTCGACACGGTAGAGTGGCTGGTACGCTATCACCTGCTGATGTCGGACATGGCGCAGAAACGTGACATTGCCGATCCGCGCACGGTGCGCGATTTTGCCAAGGCGGTGCAGACGGTCAAACGGCTCGACCTGCTTTGTGTGCTGACGGTCTGCGACATACGCGGCGTTGGGCCAAACACGTGGAACAACTGGAAAGCGGTGCTGATCCGGGCGCTGTACCGTCAGACAGAGCGGGCGTTGGAAACCGGGCTTGAAGACCTCAACCGCGAAAATCGGGGGGCGGAGGCCAAGAAAGCCTTGCGGGCCGCGCTTTCCGAATGGCCCCGCAAGGTATTGCAGCAAGAAACGGCACGGCATTACCCGCCCTATTGGCAGGGCTTGCACGTCACGGCACATGTTGCCTTTGCCGAACTGCTGCGCGGCATGGGCGACGACGACATCCGCATTGACCTGCACCCTGACGAAGACCGCGGCGCGACCCGTGCCAGCTTCGTCATGGCAGACCATCCGGGCATCTTTGCACGGCTTGCGGGCGCGCTCGCGCTGGTAGGGGCCAATGTCGTCGACGCGCGCAGCTATACCACCAAAGACGGCTTCGTGACCGATGCTTTCTGGATACAAGATAGCGAAGGCAACGCTTATGAAGCCTCGCGCCTGCCCCGCCTGCGCGACACAATTGAAAAGACCCTGCGGGGGGAGATCGTCGCACGTGATGCGTTGAAGTCCCGCGATAAGGTCAAGAAGCGTGAACGCGCTTTCAAGGTGCCAACGCATATCACCTTCGACAATGAAGGGTCCGAAATCTATACGATCATTGAGGTCGACACCCGTGATCGCCCCGGCCTGTTGTATGATCTGACGCGCACCCTGGCTGCCTCAAACGTCTATATCGCGAATGCGGTGATCGCGACCTATGGCGAACAGGTGGTCGATACCTTCTACGTCAAAGACATGTTCGGCCTGAAATACTATACCGAAGCCAAACAGCGCACCCTAGAGAAACGCCTGCGCGAAGCGATTGCCGCCGGGGTTCAGCGGGCCGAGGGGTAA
- a CDS encoding CHAP domain-containing protein, with translation MSVTRAALPNRGLMALCATLLLTAACAKAPDVPESFDFGGLNPERHFMAVQTAKDMRAKGQRVWCVPFARNVSGIQIRGNAETWWGKAKGLYPRGNDPVVGAVMAFSATGSMPMGHIAVVSDVVSPREIRVDHANWKRNEVSLKMAVIDVSKSNDWSSVRLESQPGAFGSTYPINGFIYPTGG, from the coding sequence ATGAGCGTCACACGCGCCGCACTGCCGAACCGAGGCCTTATGGCCCTCTGCGCCACTCTTTTGCTAACAGCAGCCTGTGCTAAAGCGCCTGATGTCCCTGAAAGTTTTGACTTTGGCGGCCTGAACCCCGAGCGTCACTTTATGGCCGTCCAGACCGCAAAGGACATGCGCGCTAAGGGCCAACGTGTTTGGTGTGTGCCCTTTGCCCGCAATGTCAGCGGCATTCAGATTCGCGGCAACGCAGAGACATGGTGGGGCAAAGCCAAAGGGCTTTATCCGCGGGGCAATGATCCTGTCGTCGGTGCCGTGATGGCTTTTAGCGCCACCGGGTCGATGCCAATGGGGCATATCGCTGTGGTTTCCGATGTGGTCTCGCCGCGCGAGATTCGGGTAGATCACGCCAATTGGAAGCGCAACGAAGTCTCGCTCAAGATGGCAGTGATCGACGTATCAAAAAGCAATGACTGGTCCTCCGTGCGATTGGAAAGCCAGCCGGGCGCCTTTGGCAGCACCTATCCCATAAATGGCTTCATCTACCCCACCGGTGGATAA